The following proteins are encoded in a genomic region of Magnolia sinica isolate HGM2019 chromosome 1, MsV1, whole genome shotgun sequence:
- the LOC131257924 gene encoding UPF0481 protein At3g47200-like, whose product MAGSSLSGSSSSSSIQIMDLDPTWVSSLKEKMQAPPQLLKESAGSISCSIYRVPECFREADEKAYAPQTVSVGPYHRGKQMLEALQEHKYRYLRGVRSRAGDNGLERCLMAIKELEQRARDCYSENINLNSNEFVEMMVVDGCFILELLCKGFGLVDKTNDPLFTHCWLQRKLQSDLLRLENQIPFFVLERLFDLMNLSLQTKDPLTRIVLKFFHEMVPGRRSMTTVESSPNTSTNPNHKTQHLLHLFHSSLLPDIQGKKLKYKAQKTITPHSGPLKLFPSVTKLTEAGVVFKASHANSFLDIKFRQGVVEIPPLSMEDETNSLFLNLLVFEQCYSHCRSHITAYATFMDCLINSTEDVGILCHNGILANWLGGHEEVADLFNKLGREVTINCDNFYLSDVFENLDQYYRIPWHAWRASLMHKYFNNPWAIISFVGAVILLVLTSVQTFFTAYPCFHQP is encoded by the coding sequence ATGGCAGGAAGTAGTTTATCAGGAAGCAGTTCATCAAGTTCCATACAAATCATGGATCTAGATCCAACATGGGTGAGTTCTTTGAAAGAGAAGATGCAGGCCCCTCCACAGCTACTAAAAGAGTCGGCAGGTAGTATTTCGTGTTCCATCTACAGAGTCCCCGAGTGCTTCCGTGAAGCGGACGAAAAGGCCTACGCCCCTCAGACTGTCTCTGTGGGCCCGTACCATCGTGGCAAGCAAATGCTAGAGGCCTTGCAAGAGCACAAATATAGGTACTTGCGTGGGGTCCGCTCTCGGGCCGGTGACAACGGATTGGAGAGGTGTTTGATGGCCATCAAGGAGTTGGAGCAACGTGCACGGGACTGTTATTCGGAAAACATCAACCTCAACAGCAACGAATTCGTTGAGATGATGGTGGTTGATGGTTGCTTCATTCTCGAGCTCCTTTGCAAGGGGTTTGGCCTTGTGGACAAAACAAACGACCCCCTCTTCACGCACTGCTGGCTACAGAGGAAGCTACAAAGTGACTTGCTGAGGCTCGAAAACCAAATTCCATTCTTTGTTCTCGAACGTTTATTCGATCTAATGAACCTTTCATTGCAAACAAAGGACCCTCTCACACGCATCGTCCTCAAGTTCTTCCATGAGATGGTGCCAGGAAGAAGAAGCATGACGACAGTAGAAAGCAGTCCAAATACCAGTACCAATCCCAATCACAAAACCCAACATTTGCTCCATCTATTTCACTCGAGTCTGCTTCCTGATATCCAAGGGAAGAAACTGAAGTACAAAGCCCAGAAGACGATCACACCACACTCGGGACCATTGAAACTATTTCCAAGCGTGACAAAACTAACTGAGGCAGGTGTGGTGTTCAAGGCAAGTCATGCTAATAGCTTCTTAGATATCAAATTCAGACAAGGGGTGGTAGAAATTCCGCCTTTATCCATGGAAGATGAAACCAACTCGCTCTTCCTGAACCTCCTCGTCTTCGAACAATGCTATTCTCATTGCAGGAGCCACATTACTGCTTATGCCACCTTCATGGATTGTCTCATCAACTCTACGGAAGATGTTGGGATTCTATGCCACAATGGAATCCTTGCTAACTGGTTGGGCGGTCATGAAGAGGTAGCTGATCTCTTCAACAAGCTTGGCAGAGAGGTTACCATCAATTGCGACAATTTCTATCTTTCTGATGTTTTCGAGAACTTAGATCAGTATTACAGGATCCCATGGCATGCTTGGCGTGCAAGCTTGATGCACAAGTACTTCAATAATCCATGGGCTATCATTTCTTTTGTTGGTGCTGTGATTCTCCTCGTCCTTACATCCGTACAGACATTCTTTACTGCATATCCATGTTTCCACCAACcatga